One Polyangia bacterium genomic window carries:
- the mutY gene encoding A/G-specific adenine glycosylase, producing MKTPAAALLDWYDGVRRDLPWRRVRSPYRTLVSEFMLQQTVVATVLPYFERFLARFPDVRALAASREDDVLALWSGLGYYARARNLRKAAQAVVADHGAAIPGDEVALATLPGVGAYTAAAVAAIAFDAPTFALDGNGARVMARLHGVSEVIDGAAVRLRLRALGQALVPARRAGDFTQAVMELGALVCSATAPGCLVCPLRATCVAYKKGITADIPARKQKAQRPTARVACAYVTQAGRVLLVRRPKGQLLASTWALPSATVVGAADASEMARQAARQSGVMPGRRRPQFRGRVRHIFTHRDLTAEVYAVVGRVMAKAISPSDDVRRWVAADELPTLGISSFTRKTLAAAATGRRPKSRGKRDMATDQT from the coding sequence ATGAAGACGCCGGCCGCGGCGCTGCTGGACTGGTACGACGGCGTTCGCCGCGATCTGCCCTGGCGGCGCGTGCGCAGCCCGTATCGAACCCTGGTGTCCGAATTCATGCTGCAACAGACGGTGGTGGCGACAGTGCTGCCGTACTTTGAACGGTTCCTGGCGCGCTTTCCCGATGTGCGCGCGCTGGCGGCGTCGCGCGAAGATGACGTGCTGGCGCTGTGGTCGGGTCTTGGCTACTACGCGCGGGCGCGCAACCTGCGCAAGGCCGCGCAGGCGGTGGTGGCGGATCACGGTGCGGCGATCCCCGGCGACGAAGTGGCGCTGGCCACGCTGCCGGGGGTGGGCGCTTACACGGCGGCGGCGGTGGCGGCAATCGCCTTCGACGCGCCGACTTTCGCCCTGGACGGCAACGGAGCGCGGGTGATGGCGCGCCTGCACGGCGTGAGCGAGGTGATCGACGGGGCGGCGGTGCGCCTGCGCCTGCGCGCGCTGGGGCAGGCGCTGGTGCCGGCGCGGCGCGCGGGTGATTTCACCCAGGCGGTGATGGAGCTGGGCGCGTTGGTGTGCTCGGCGACGGCGCCGGGCTGTCTGGTTTGTCCGCTGCGCGCGACCTGCGTGGCGTACAAGAAAGGAATCACCGCTGACATTCCGGCGCGCAAGCAGAAGGCGCAACGTCCGACCGCGCGGGTGGCCTGCGCGTACGTGACGCAGGCCGGGCGCGTGCTGCTGGTGCGTCGGCCGAAGGGACAGCTGCTGGCCAGCACCTGGGCGTTGCCGTCGGCGACGGTGGTGGGCGCGGCGGACGCCTCCGAGATGGCACGCCAGGCGGCTCGACAGAGCGGCGTGATGCCCGGTCGCCGGCGGCCGCAGTTTCGTGGGCGGGTGCGCCACATCTTCACGCACCGCGATCTGACGGCTGAGGTATACGCGGTTGTCGGGCGGGTGATGGCGAAGGCGATCTCACCGTCGGACGACGTCCGTCGCTGGGTGGCGGCGGACGAGCTGCCCACCCTGGGGATCTCCAGCTTCACCCGCAAGACCCTGGCCGCGGCGGCGACCGGGCGCCGCCCAAAAAGCCGCGGAAAACGCGACATGGCGACGGATCAGACTTAG
- a CDS encoding metallopeptidase family protein, with amino-acid sequence MSDDDDDERSEPDEFERKLEEGWQALERGDRASAKRIADEAVGQDGGEANAPTSEHLAPALLLQAACFREEGDHDHAVPLLRKAASADPEWCTPELWLAELLAMQPETTAEARRHAARALDLADEEAEYLSAVALKAGLEAELGEVDEAKETLQDLPAADVSLGDPMLALEIAELWLAIGEPQQARDRLDTLTKSDPDMSDGWYTLGIACEEVGDETAMRAAWKKSWLLDARADDADFAVRLDERELGAVAEAALGELPERARALLRDIPIVISDLPAEADIDEGLDPRVLGLFTGTPHPEISHVGGQPGLTQILLFRRNLERSAASEDDLRKEIRTTLLHETGHFFGMDEADLESVGLD; translated from the coding sequence ATGAGCGACGACGATGACGACGAGCGTTCCGAACCGGACGAGTTCGAACGCAAGCTGGAGGAGGGTTGGCAGGCGCTGGAGCGTGGCGATCGCGCCTCCGCCAAGCGGATCGCCGACGAGGCGGTCGGTCAAGATGGCGGCGAGGCGAACGCGCCGACGTCCGAGCATCTGGCGCCGGCGCTGCTGCTGCAGGCGGCGTGCTTTCGCGAGGAGGGCGATCACGACCACGCGGTTCCGCTGCTGCGCAAGGCGGCCAGCGCCGATCCCGAGTGGTGCACGCCCGAGCTGTGGCTGGCCGAACTTCTGGCCATGCAGCCCGAGACCACCGCCGAGGCGCGCCGTCACGCCGCCCGCGCTTTGGATCTCGCCGACGAAGAAGCCGAGTACCTGAGCGCGGTGGCCTTGAAAGCCGGGCTGGAGGCGGAGCTGGGCGAGGTCGATGAAGCCAAGGAGACGCTGCAGGATCTGCCGGCCGCCGACGTCTCGCTGGGCGATCCGATGCTGGCGCTGGAGATCGCCGAGCTGTGGTTGGCCATCGGCGAGCCGCAACAAGCCCGTGATCGCCTGGACACCTTGACCAAGAGCGATCCCGATATGTCCGACGGCTGGTACACGCTGGGGATCGCCTGCGAAGAGGTCGGCGATGAAACCGCCATGCGCGCCGCCTGGAAAAAATCCTGGCTGTTGGACGCCCGCGCCGACGACGCCGATTTCGCCGTCCGTCTGGACGAACGCGAGCTGGGCGCTGTCGCCGAGGCGGCGCTGGGCGAGTTGCCGGAACGCGCCCGGGCCCTGCTGCGCGACATCCCCATCGTCATCAGCGATCTGCCGGCCGAGGCGGACATCGACGAGGGCCTGGACCCGCGCGTGCTGGGGCTGTTCACCGGCACGCCGCACCCGGAGATCTCGCACGTGGGCGGCCAGCCGGGGCTGACGCAGATTTTGTTGTTTCGCCGCAACCTGGAACGATCCGCGGCCAGCGAGGACGACCTGCGCAAAGAAATCCGCACCACGTTGCTGCACGAGACCGGCCACTTCTTCGGGATGGACGAGGCGGATCTGGAAAGCGTCGGCCTCGACTGA
- the holA gene encoding DNA polymerase III subunit delta yields MAWSRGAGAEREDPIVAIERGELAPIYCLHGTERYLVDRCVKAIRKAILGTTATAPSFNADVFDLKDANLGAVVSAARTLPMFATGPSKKRLVLAKGVDDVKADALEPLLSYVADPNPSTCLVLVGEKIDTRFKVFAALRKAGFLHDFPSLRDRELAAWLSREARGRKLTLEGDAATALAEIAGPDLGRLSQALEQLSLYVGPEQPIRLDDVEDLIAETRQRGVFELTKAIGEGDVARSLRLLTNMLRNREPALRIQYMLLRQLRQIWRAKELAAAGTPRNEMAGAVGIAPFFLDDVLIPARRMTAAALERSYERLYQADKTLKSSRIDPELILSKLVQQLAEDARSGGTRPTR; encoded by the coding sequence ATGGCTTGGTCCCGCGGCGCAGGCGCCGAGCGCGAAGATCCCATCGTCGCCATCGAACGCGGCGAGCTGGCTCCGATCTATTGTTTGCACGGCACCGAGCGGTACCTGGTCGATCGCTGCGTGAAGGCCATCCGCAAGGCCATCCTGGGCACCACCGCCACCGCCCCCAGCTTCAACGCCGACGTCTTCGATCTGAAGGACGCCAATCTAGGCGCCGTGGTCTCCGCCGCGCGGACGCTGCCGATGTTCGCCACCGGCCCCAGCAAGAAGCGCCTGGTGCTGGCCAAAGGCGTCGACGACGTGAAGGCCGACGCGCTGGAGCCGCTACTTTCGTACGTCGCCGATCCCAACCCGTCGACCTGCCTGGTGCTGGTGGGCGAGAAGATCGACACCCGCTTCAAGGTGTTCGCGGCCCTGCGCAAGGCGGGCTTTCTGCACGATTTCCCTTCGCTGCGGGACCGCGAATTGGCCGCCTGGCTGTCGCGCGAGGCCCGCGGCCGCAAGCTCACGCTGGAAGGCGACGCCGCGACGGCGTTGGCCGAGATCGCCGGCCCCGATCTCGGGCGGTTGAGCCAGGCCCTGGAACAACTGTCGTTGTACGTCGGCCCGGAGCAACCGATCCGTCTCGACGACGTCGAGGATTTAATCGCCGAGACCCGCCAGCGCGGCGTCTTCGAATTGACCAAGGCCATCGGCGAAGGCGACGTCGCCCGATCGCTGCGCCTGCTGACCAACATGCTCCGCAACCGCGAGCCCGCCCTGCGCATTCAATACATGCTGCTGCGCCAGCTACGCCAGATCTGGCGGGCCAAGGAACTGGCCGCCGCCGGCACCCCGCGCAACGAGATGGCCGGCGCCGTCGGCATCGCCCCGTTCTTCCTGGACGACGTCCTGATACCGGCGCGGCGAATGACCGCCGCGGCACTGGAACGCAGCTACGAGCGCCTGTACCAGGCCGACAAGACGCTGAAGTCGTCGCGGATCGATCCGGAGCTGATCCTGAGCAAGCTGGTGCAACAACTGGCGGAGGACGCGCGCAGCGGGGGCACACGACCGACGCGGTAG
- a CDS encoding DMT family protein produces the protein MHDRLTTAGLLVLSNLFMTVAWYGHLRFKSAPMLVAILMSWGIALFEYMLQVPANRIGYRAAMSAYQLKILQEAITLSVFMLFAWLWLGEGPQPKYLVSFGLIGAAVVVAFR, from the coding sequence ATGCACGATCGACTGACCACCGCGGGGCTGCTGGTTCTCTCCAACCTGTTCATGACCGTGGCCTGGTACGGACACCTGCGGTTCAAGTCGGCGCCGATGCTGGTGGCCATCTTGATGAGCTGGGGCATCGCGCTTTTCGAATACATGCTGCAGGTGCCAGCCAACCGCATCGGCTATCGGGCGGCGATGAGCGCGTATCAGCTGAAAATCTTGCAGGAGGCGATCACGCTGTCGGTGTTCATGCTGTTCGCCTGGTTGTGGCTGGGCGAGGGGCCGCAGCCCAAATACCTGGTGTCGTTCGGCCTCATCGGCGCGGCGGTGGTGGTGGCGTTTCGATGA
- a CDS encoding penicillin-binding protein activator, translating to MVRRTVFVFWVLASCATVAPAQVQPGSLGAGEPLPPPVAPDGTTAAEPPPRTAPDAGADAAVAAEPPGDADFRAAKARFEQGEREGARVALEAFVGANPAHPSVPAAQIMLARLALLRGDQPGARQLLDPLVGGAAIDPTTASRARYYLGLAESRAGHGARARDLLTPFLPKQPGEGSDESLVELRGALAEAATSTGEFPLALELWDGYFRGAKEFERAYARQRAEQIAAQMSGEAAWRAFDAAPAKGLARAVLGARASSYLRAQADSANAETVDSETARARHATGFEELAQSSGPGDPSRIGVALPLSGRFQPVGEAAMRAVLLATGALGTVGGGGVGSQLVVRDTATDPDRAARSVVELTRTESVIGMIGSAERKTTAAAVGQATQEGLPLLTLDDQIPGAGTTAFQLVHSPEARVAELARRALKLGARDIAILGPDSAFGKRMREAFRREVIVGGGRITGEGTYIAGATSFTAAVAAIKKVPPQAIFVADSADRLELIAPALAVADLWPQPWGKPRPPSEPGKPKVRNVLLLSTANDLSPRLLQNAGRYVQGALLSPGFFADGDDPRSRAFVEAYRAAYGQDPHATEAYAYDGVALLRAATAHGARTRADLLKALGAGTFEGTTGNVQFGVDHARVDAPLIYVVDGDDIKSSR from the coding sequence ATGGTGCGGCGGACGGTCTTTGTGTTCTGGGTGCTGGCCTCTTGCGCGACGGTGGCGCCGGCGCAGGTGCAACCGGGAAGCCTGGGCGCCGGCGAACCGCTGCCGCCGCCGGTGGCGCCCGACGGAACCACCGCGGCCGAGCCGCCCCCGCGCACCGCGCCCGATGCTGGGGCCGACGCCGCGGTGGCCGCTGAACCACCAGGCGACGCGGATTTTCGCGCCGCCAAGGCGCGTTTCGAGCAGGGCGAGCGCGAGGGCGCGCGCGTCGCGCTGGAGGCGTTCGTCGGCGCCAACCCCGCGCACCCGTCGGTGCCGGCGGCGCAGATCATGCTGGCGCGCCTGGCCTTGCTCCGCGGCGACCAGCCTGGCGCGCGACAGTTGCTGGATCCGTTGGTCGGCGGTGCGGCAATCGATCCGACGACGGCGTCGCGCGCTCGTTATTACCTGGGCCTGGCGGAATCGCGCGCTGGTCACGGGGCACGCGCCCGCGATCTGTTGACACCATTTCTGCCCAAGCAGCCCGGCGAGGGCTCGGATGAATCGCTGGTCGAACTGCGGGGCGCCCTGGCCGAGGCGGCCACCTCCACCGGCGAATTCCCGCTGGCCCTGGAGCTGTGGGACGGCTACTTCCGAGGCGCCAAGGAATTTGAACGCGCTTACGCCCGCCAGCGCGCCGAACAGATCGCCGCGCAGATGTCCGGCGAAGCGGCCTGGCGCGCCTTCGATGCCGCGCCGGCCAAGGGCCTGGCGCGCGCGGTCCTGGGCGCGCGGGCCAGCAGCTATCTTCGTGCGCAGGCCGATTCCGCCAACGCCGAGACCGTCGACAGCGAAACGGCGCGCGCCCGCCACGCCACCGGCTTCGAAGAGCTGGCGCAAAGTTCCGGCCCCGGCGATCCGTCGCGCATCGGCGTGGCCCTGCCGCTGTCCGGTCGCTTTCAGCCGGTGGGCGAGGCGGCCATGCGCGCCGTGCTGCTGGCCACCGGCGCCCTGGGCACCGTCGGGGGCGGCGGCGTCGGTTCGCAGCTGGTGGTGCGCGACACCGCGACCGATCCCGATCGCGCCGCCCGCAGCGTCGTCGAGCTGACGCGGACGGAATCGGTCATCGGCATGATCGGCAGCGCCGAGCGCAAGACCACGGCGGCGGCGGTCGGCCAGGCGACGCAAGAGGGGCTGCCGCTGCTGACGCTGGACGATCAAATTCCCGGTGCCGGCACGACGGCGTTTCAACTGGTCCACTCGCCGGAGGCGCGGGTGGCCGAGCTGGCGCGCCGGGCGCTGAAGCTGGGCGCGCGCGACATCGCCATCCTGGGACCGGACAGCGCCTTCGGCAAGCGCATGCGCGAGGCTTTCCGGCGCGAGGTGATCGTCGGCGGCGGACGCATCACCGGCGAGGGCACGTACATCGCCGGCGCCACGTCATTCACGGCGGCGGTGGCGGCGATCAAGAAGGTGCCGCCGCAGGCGATCTTCGTGGCCGACAGCGCCGACCGGTTGGAGCTGATCGCGCCGGCCCTGGCGGTGGCCGACCTGTGGCCGCAGCCGTGGGGCAAGCCGCGCCCGCCTAGCGAACCCGGCAAGCCGAAGGTGCGCAACGTGCTGCTGCTGTCGACGGCGAACGATCTGTCGCCGCGCCTGCTACAAAACGCCGGTCGTTACGTCCAGGGCGCGCTGCTGTCCCCCGGTTTCTTCGCCGACGGCGACGACCCGCGCAGCCGCGCCTTCGTCGAGGCGTACCGCGCGGCGTACGGGCAGGATCCGCACGCCACCGAGGCGTATGCCTACGACGGCGTGGCGTTGCTGCGGGCGGCGACCGCGCATGGGGCTCGCACGCGCGCCGATCTGTTGAAGGCGCTGGGCGCCGGCACGTTCGAAGGCACCACCGGCAACGTGCAGTTCGGCGTCGACCACGCCCGCGTCGACGCGCCGCTGATCTACGTCGTCGACGGCGACGACATCAAGTCGTCGCGCTGA
- the rpsT gene encoding 30S ribosomal protein S20, which yields MANIKSSEKANRQRITRTARNVAQKTAMRSVVKRLRAAIGHKNATEAKNLLASAIQAIDRAESKGVIKKGTASRSVSRLTLAVARLK from the coding sequence GTGGCCAACATCAAGTCGTCCGAGAAAGCCAACCGCCAGCGAATCACGCGCACCGCGCGCAACGTCGCCCAGAAGACCGCGATGCGTTCCGTGGTGAAGCGCCTACGCGCCGCCATCGGCCACAAGAACGCCACCGAGGCCAAGAACCTCCTGGCCTCGGCGATCCAGGCCATCGACCGCGCCGAATCGAAGGGCGTGATCAAGAAGGGCACGGCCTCCCGGTCCGTGTCGCGCCTGACCTTGGCCGTCGCGCGACTGAAGTAG
- the ligD gene encoding non-homologous end-joining DNA ligase yields the protein MGLGEYNKKRDFHRTSEPPGEAPPGRKDGDGRIFVIQKHDATRLHYDFRLEMDGVLLSWSVPKGPSLDPKEKRLAVRTEDHPIAYADFEGIIPKGEYGGGTVLLWDRGTWEPIGDPRAGYQAGNLKFLLKGKKLHGGFALIKLKGRGPAAARRRDDERSWLLIKERDATARPESDGSIVETRPESVTTERDLDDIAADRSRVWHSHRGQLDAATIEGAVAAPLPRAFKAAVAVATKGAHVPDGEDWLHEMHIEGERLLGEINGQTVRLLTPNGRPVSTARARLLTPLDHALRMLPVKQALIDGTLTVLRPDGRTTEEGLDAALANGDRDGENRQGSTGRLTFFAFDLLYLDGHDLRGATLETRKQVLHKLIAGADAPLLRLGTHVSGGGERFFAEACKVGIPAIVSKPRDHRYQPAAKSRAAGWRLTRCPKSSAKATATPDRHHHQPAQTPPAAPPKSAGKTPETVAGIKLSSPLRVLWGDLGFTKHDLARYYETIADRALPHIVGRPLTLFRCPEGVGTPDTQPCFYMKHANFSVPGNVERIKLRERNEANEYLVIRDLSGLMALVQMSILEIHTWGSQADDVEHPDRIVMDLDPDPSVKWEDVVVAAHLIQHQFAEIDLESFVKTTGGKGLHVVAPLAPALGWEEVTALSRAVAERIARGAPQFFTTNIAKAQRKGKILLDYLRNHRGSTAVAALSTRARAGATVSVPLSWDELTPDLNPSLFNVRSVPARLAAQKVDPWARYFRLKQKVSAAARRLLSATT from the coding sequence ATGGGCCTCGGCGAGTACAACAAAAAACGCGATTTCCACCGCACCAGCGAGCCACCCGGCGAAGCGCCGCCGGGCCGCAAGGATGGCGACGGGCGCATCTTCGTCATCCAAAAACACGACGCGACCCGCCTGCACTATGACTTTCGGCTGGAAATGGACGGCGTCCTGCTGAGCTGGTCGGTGCCCAAAGGCCCCAGCCTCGACCCGAAAGAAAAACGCCTGGCGGTGCGGACCGAGGACCACCCCATCGCCTACGCCGACTTCGAAGGGATCATCCCGAAAGGCGAATACGGCGGCGGGACGGTCCTGCTGTGGGATCGCGGGACCTGGGAGCCGATCGGCGATCCGCGCGCCGGCTATCAGGCTGGAAACTTAAAGTTTTTGTTGAAGGGAAAGAAGCTGCACGGCGGTTTCGCGCTGATAAAGCTGAAGGGCCGCGGACCGGCGGCCGCCCGCCGGCGCGACGACGAACGAAGCTGGCTTTTGATCAAGGAGCGCGACGCCACCGCCCGGCCCGAGAGCGACGGCAGCATCGTCGAGACCCGCCCGGAGAGCGTGACCACCGAGCGCGATCTCGACGACATCGCCGCCGATCGCTCGCGGGTGTGGCATTCCCACCGCGGGCAACTGGACGCCGCGACGATTGAGGGCGCGGTGGCCGCCCCGCTGCCGCGGGCGTTCAAGGCGGCGGTGGCGGTGGCCACGAAAGGCGCTCACGTCCCCGACGGCGAGGACTGGCTGCACGAGATGCACATCGAAGGCGAACGCCTGCTGGGCGAGATCAACGGCCAGACGGTGCGCCTCCTGACCCCGAACGGCCGGCCGGTTTCCACCGCGCGGGCCCGCCTGCTGACCCCGCTTGATCACGCGCTGCGGATGCTGCCGGTCAAGCAAGCGCTGATTGACGGCACGTTGACTGTGTTGCGCCCGGATGGGCGCACCACCGAGGAAGGGCTGGACGCCGCGCTGGCCAATGGCGACCGCGACGGCGAAAACCGCCAGGGCAGCACCGGCCGACTGACATTCTTTGCCTTCGACCTGCTGTACCTGGACGGCCACGATCTGCGCGGAGCGACGCTGGAAACGCGCAAGCAGGTCTTGCACAAGCTGATCGCCGGCGCCGACGCGCCGCTGTTGCGGCTTGGTACCCACGTCAGCGGCGGCGGTGAGCGCTTCTTCGCCGAGGCGTGCAAGGTGGGGATCCCGGCGATTGTCTCCAAGCCGCGCGATCATCGATACCAGCCGGCGGCGAAATCGCGCGCGGCCGGCTGGCGGCTGACCCGCTGCCCAAAGTCGTCAGCGAAAGCCACGGCAACGCCGGACCGGCACCACCACCAACCAGCGCAGACGCCGCCTGCCGCCCCACCCAAATCCGCCGGCAAGACACCGGAGACCGTCGCCGGTATCAAGCTGTCGTCGCCCTTGCGCGTGCTGTGGGGCGACCTCGGCTTCACCAAGCACGATCTGGCCCGCTACTACGAAACCATCGCCGACCGCGCCCTGCCCCACATCGTCGGCCGGCCGCTGACGCTGTTCCGCTGCCCGGAAGGCGTGGGCACGCCCGACACGCAGCCGTGCTTTTACATGAAACACGCCAATTTTTCGGTGCCCGGCAACGTCGAGCGCATCAAGCTGCGCGAGCGCAATGAAGCCAACGAATATCTGGTCATTCGCGACCTGTCGGGGCTGATGGCCCTGGTGCAGATGAGCATCCTGGAGATTCACACCTGGGGCTCGCAGGCCGACGACGTCGAGCACCCCGATCGCATCGTGATGGATCTGGATCCCGATCCGAGCGTGAAGTGGGAAGACGTGGTGGTCGCCGCCCACCTCATCCAGCACCAGTTCGCCGAGATCGATCTGGAAAGTTTCGTAAAGACGACCGGCGGCAAGGGCCTGCACGTGGTGGCGCCGCTGGCCCCGGCGCTCGGCTGGGAAGAGGTCACGGCGCTGTCGCGCGCTGTGGCCGAGCGGATCGCCCGCGGGGCGCCCCAGTTTTTCACCACCAACATCGCCAAGGCCCAGCGCAAGGGAAAGATCCTGCTCGATTACCTGCGCAATCACCGCGGCAGCACGGCAGTGGCGGCGCTCTCCACGCGGGCCCGCGCCGGCGCCACCGTCTCCGTGCCGCTGTCGTGGGACGAGCTGACCCCGGACCTGAACCCATCCCTGTTCAACGTCCGCTCCGTGCCGGCGCGCCTGGCCGCCCAGAAGGTGGATCCATGGGCCCGCTATTTTCGGCTGAAGCAGAAGGTGAGCGCCGCCGCCCGCCGCCTGCTCAGCGCGACGACTTGA
- a CDS encoding arginase family protein produces the protein MVIAPEASSLLDELALMLRPAGGGIFTVSTGRAEQEQLQRALYQAGDAAAVTAQWRAALGSITAAKVVVLGIPSDCGAGLVRGAAYGPQGVRAAALRLCADLPDRARRLGVVDIGDVFVVPQLLSDDMLDAQQVAATRAAIYDGDPRAAALPVAPLSIAEAVVDRVLTINPKVRVFMLGGDHSVAWPVVKALGRHAHQPWAIVHADAHTDLLPQRLGIKICFATWAYHANELLGRGGRLVQVGVRASARPRAHWETTLGVRQFWMDDVRARGEAAIIEELIAHLRSTGVDRVYLSNDIDATDAGLAPSTGAPAVDGLSVAFVRALIARVGEEFPLLGGDVVEVAPPIGSAEDAKRTTDVAACYMLDTLAVLAGDRMLRPQGNPPA, from the coding sequence GTGGTGATCGCGCCGGAAGCGTCATCGTTGCTTGACGAGCTGGCGTTGATGTTGAGGCCGGCCGGCGGTGGCATCTTCACCGTCAGCACCGGGCGTGCCGAACAAGAACAACTCCAGCGCGCGCTTTACCAGGCGGGTGACGCCGCTGCGGTGACGGCGCAGTGGCGCGCGGCGCTGGGGTCGATCACCGCCGCCAAGGTGGTGGTGCTCGGGATCCCCTCCGATTGTGGCGCCGGTCTGGTGCGCGGCGCAGCCTACGGACCGCAAGGCGTGCGGGCGGCGGCGCTGCGTTTGTGTGCGGATCTTCCCGACCGCGCGCGCCGCCTCGGCGTCGTCGACATCGGCGACGTGTTCGTGGTGCCCCAGTTGCTCAGCGACGACATGCTGGATGCGCAGCAGGTGGCGGCCACGCGCGCGGCCATCTACGACGGCGATCCGCGCGCCGCCGCGCTGCCGGTGGCGCCGCTGTCGATCGCCGAGGCGGTCGTCGATCGCGTGCTGACCATCAATCCAAAGGTGCGGGTGTTCATGCTGGGCGGCGATCATTCGGTGGCGTGGCCGGTGGTGAAGGCGCTGGGACGCCATGCGCACCAGCCGTGGGCCATCGTTCACGCCGACGCGCACACGGATCTGTTGCCGCAACGGCTGGGCATCAAGATCTGCTTTGCCACCTGGGCGTATCACGCCAACGAACTGCTCGGGCGCGGCGGTCGGCTGGTGCAGGTCGGTGTGCGCGCGTCGGCGCGGCCGCGCGCGCACTGGGAGACGACGCTGGGCGTGCGCCAGTTCTGGATGGACGATGTGCGCGCCCGCGGTGAGGCGGCGATCATCGAGGAGCTCATCGCGCATCTGCGCAGCACCGGCGTCGATCGCGTCTATCTATCGAATGACATCGACGCCACCGACGCGGGCTTGGCGCCGTCGACCGGAGCGCCCGCCGTCGATGGCCTGTCGGTGGCGTTCGTGCGCGCGCTGATCGCCCGTGTGGGCGAAGAGTTTCCCTTGCTGGGCGGCGACGTGGTCGAGGTGGCGCCGCCGATCGGTTCGGCGGAGGATGCGAAGCGCACGACGGACGTGGCCGCGTGTTATATGCTGGACACGCTGGCCGTGCTGGCTGGTGATCGCATGCTGCGCCCGCAAGGAAACCCACCCGCATGA